Proteins encoded together in one Gemmatimonadota bacterium DH-78 window:
- a CDS encoding molybdopterin-dependent oxidoreductase has protein sequence MSDGIKRRDFLKVLGVGGASAGLAGCSTQSAEKLLPYVVPPEDITPGVATWYTSVCGECAAACGMWVRTREGRAVKVEGNPSHPLSGGALCSRGYASIQGLYHADRFAGPMVRRNGTLESISWDEAEALLAERLQGAGGNVLLINGTTGPTLSDVMDGFVSAVGGQRVEYDGLADAPLREATRIAFGQDVIPRYDFGAANFVLSFGADFLETWGTPTAYARGFTAMSGEDHGEKGMFVFVGPRLSLTGQNADEWFPIEPGSEAALALGMASVLAAEGGDAGPYASILSAYDVSAAAAATGLEADSIADLARRFVENGPSLAVGPGLSGHHRNATAANLAVHVLNAVAGNIGQTVHLDTPESGASSRPYGELEEAIGNMAGGSVDVVMVHGANPAFSLPPASGFVDAFSQVPFKVSFASEPDETAALADLILPDRHFLEAWGDANSRPGLYAIQQPVMQPVPHFETKQVGDVLLSLGARMGSAFGPATLYDHLRARWQELYAASGSTAGFESWWKEALRAGSVSVGAPASGGAAVLREPDAALTFDAPALDGDGEFALVVYPSTRFGAGKQASLPWMQELPDPVSKIAWHSWVEMHPDAAERLGVRDGDVVRVASPHGEVSAPVWTYPGIREDTVALQMGTGRTVAGRFGTGRGVNPLALLPAVAEQPSGGLVHLATTVSVEPTGERHKLATIAGADTQHDRHIAQAVAFADLGHAEDDHGDEGGHHGLAEMQLMGGFVPAETDGEPTAYPLPGAQYGEYGDPETPRWGMAIDLDKCTGCSACVVACQSENNVPWVGEDQVAMGRDLAWIRVERYYETVDASHAGPVDVRHLPMMCQHCGNAPCEPVCPVFAAYHTPDGMNGQIYNRCVGTRYCANNCPYKVRVFNWYTYTDVPEPMHWAYNPDVTVRENGVMEKCSFCVQRVREAQNEAVLEGRAVRDGDILTACQQSCGAEAIVFGDLRDPESAVSQKLHSERTYRVLDDLINTQPGVSYLKKVTFHDVASAAH, from the coding sequence ATGAGTGACGGCATCAAGCGTCGTGATTTCCTGAAGGTCCTGGGAGTCGGTGGTGCGTCGGCGGGTCTCGCCGGCTGCTCGACCCAGTCGGCCGAGAAGCTCCTTCCCTACGTCGTGCCCCCGGAGGACATCACCCCGGGCGTCGCCACCTGGTACACCTCGGTGTGCGGGGAGTGTGCGGCGGCCTGCGGCATGTGGGTGCGCACGCGCGAGGGGCGCGCGGTCAAGGTGGAGGGCAACCCGAGCCACCCCCTGTCGGGCGGCGCTCTCTGCTCCCGCGGCTACGCCTCGATCCAGGGGCTCTACCACGCGGATCGCTTCGCGGGCCCGATGGTCCGGCGCAACGGCACTCTGGAGAGCATCTCCTGGGACGAGGCCGAGGCACTGCTCGCCGAGCGACTGCAGGGCGCGGGCGGCAACGTGCTCCTGATCAACGGCACCACGGGCCCCACCCTCTCCGACGTCATGGACGGCTTCGTGTCGGCCGTCGGCGGTCAGCGGGTGGAGTACGACGGGCTCGCCGACGCTCCGCTCCGCGAGGCCACCCGGATCGCCTTCGGGCAGGACGTGATCCCGCGGTACGACTTCGGCGCGGCCAACTTCGTACTCTCGTTCGGCGCCGACTTCCTCGAGACCTGGGGCACGCCCACCGCGTACGCCCGCGGCTTCACCGCCATGAGCGGGGAGGACCACGGCGAGAAGGGCATGTTCGTGTTCGTCGGACCGCGGCTGTCGCTGACGGGCCAGAACGCCGACGAGTGGTTCCCCATCGAGCCCGGCTCCGAAGCCGCGCTCGCGCTGGGCATGGCTTCGGTGCTCGCCGCCGAGGGCGGAGACGCGGGCCCCTACGCTTCGATCCTCTCCGCCTACGACGTGTCGGCCGCCGCGGCCGCCACCGGTCTCGAGGCCGACTCGATCGCCGATCTCGCGCGTCGCTTCGTCGAGAACGGGCCGTCGCTCGCGGTGGGCCCGGGCCTCTCGGGTCACCACCGCAACGCCACGGCCGCGAACCTCGCGGTCCACGTGCTGAACGCCGTCGCCGGCAACATCGGCCAGACGGTGCACCTCGACACCCCGGAGTCGGGCGCCTCGTCGCGGCCGTACGGAGAGCTCGAGGAGGCCATCGGCAACATGGCCGGCGGCAGTGTCGACGTGGTGATGGTGCACGGCGCCAACCCGGCCTTCAGCCTCCCGCCGGCGTCCGGGTTCGTCGACGCCTTCTCGCAGGTGCCCTTCAAGGTGTCGTTCGCCTCGGAGCCCGACGAGACGGCCGCGCTCGCCGACCTGATCCTGCCGGACCGGCACTTCCTCGAGGCCTGGGGAGACGCCAACTCCCGGCCGGGGCTGTACGCGATCCAGCAGCCGGTGATGCAGCCGGTGCCGCACTTCGAGACGAAGCAGGTCGGCGACGTGCTGCTCTCGCTCGGCGCTCGCATGGGCAGCGCCTTCGGTCCGGCCACCCTGTACGACCACCTCCGCGCCCGGTGGCAGGAGCTCTACGCCGCCTCCGGTTCCACCGCCGGTTTCGAGAGCTGGTGGAAGGAGGCGCTGCGGGCCGGCTCCGTGAGCGTCGGCGCCCCGGCGTCCGGCGGTGCCGCCGTGCTCCGCGAGCCCGACGCCGCCCTCACCTTCGACGCTCCGGCGCTCGACGGCGACGGCGAGTTCGCGCTCGTGGTGTACCCCAGCACGCGCTTCGGCGCGGGCAAGCAGGCGAGCCTGCCCTGGATGCAGGAGCTGCCCGACCCGGTCAGCAAGATCGCCTGGCACTCCTGGGTGGAGATGCATCCCGACGCGGCCGAGCGACTCGGCGTGCGCGACGGCGATGTGGTGCGCGTGGCTTCGCCTCACGGCGAGGTGTCCGCGCCGGTCTGGACCTACCCGGGCATTCGCGAAGACACCGTCGCCCTGCAGATGGGCACGGGTCGCACGGTGGCCGGACGGTTCGGTACCGGCCGCGGTGTGAACCCGCTGGCGCTGCTCCCGGCCGTGGCCGAGCAGCCCTCCGGCGGCCTGGTGCACCTGGCCACGACCGTCTCGGTCGAGCCGACGGGTGAGCGGCACAAGCTCGCCACCATCGCCGGCGCCGACACCCAGCACGACCGCCACATCGCCCAGGCGGTGGCCTTCGCCGACCTCGGACACGCCGAGGACGACCACGGCGACGAGGGCGGACACCACGGGCTCGCCGAGATGCAGCTCATGGGCGGCTTCGTGCCGGCCGAGACCGACGGCGAGCCGACCGCCTACCCGCTCCCGGGTGCGCAGTACGGCGAGTACGGCGACCCCGAGACGCCGCGCTGGGGCATGGCGATCGATCTCGACAAGTGCACCGGCTGCTCCGCCTGCGTGGTAGCCTGTCAGTCGGAGAACAACGTGCCCTGGGTGGGCGAGGATCAGGTGGCCATGGGCCGCGACCTCGCCTGGATCCGGGTCGAGCGCTACTACGAGACGGTCGACGCGAGCCACGCCGGTCCGGTGGACGTGCGCCATCTTCCGATGATGTGCCAGCACTGTGGCAACGCGCCCTGCGAGCCGGTCTGCCCGGTCTTCGCGGCCTACCACACGCCCGACGGCATGAACGGGCAGATCTACAACCGCTGCGTCGGAACCCGGTACTGCGCGAACAACTGCCCGTACAAGGTCCGGGTGTTCAACTGGTACACCTACACCGACGTGCCGGAGCCCATGCACTGGGCCTACAACCCCGACGTCACGGTTCGCGAGAACGGCGTCATGGAGAAGTGCTCCTTCTGCGTCCAGCGGGTGCGGGAGGCGCAGAACGAGGCGGTGCTCGAGGGCCGCGCCGTTCGAGATGGAGATATCCTGACCGCCTGTCAGCAGAGCTGTGGCGCCGAAGCCATCGTCTTCGGTGATCTGCGCGACCCCGAGTCGGCCGTCTCCCAGAAGCTGCACAGCGAGCGGACGTACCGGGTGCTCGACGATCTCATCAACACGCAGCCCGGCGTCTCGTACCTGAAGAAGGTTACCTTCCACGACGTGGCCTCGGCCGCACACTGA
- a CDS encoding cytochrome c3 family protein: MLKQWTLGAVALLATAGTLAFVSAQEPAATQDASEAAPPAAAAATAQPIQFPHDTHAGTYQIDCQYCHFSAERSVDAGIPPVSTCMGCHTMINGSQNPEEVAKIREYAANGESIPWVRIHKVADHVHFPHMRHINAGLDCQQCHGEIQTIGVLEEPEPAWGKGKMGWCVSCHVELDVARDCTVCHY, translated from the coding sequence ATGCTGAAGCAATGGACCCTCGGGGCCGTAGCGCTCCTAGCGACCGCGGGCACCCTCGCATTCGTCTCCGCACAGGAGCCTGCGGCGACGCAGGACGCGAGCGAGGCCGCGCCTCCGGCCGCCGCGGCAGCCACCGCGCAGCCGATCCAGTTCCCGCACGACACGCATGCGGGCACCTACCAGATCGACTGCCAGTACTGCCACTTCTCGGCCGAACGGTCGGTGGACGCCGGCATCCCGCCGGTGAGCACCTGCATGGGGTGCCACACCATGATCAACGGCTCCCAGAATCCCGAGGAAGTCGCCAAGATCCGCGAGTACGCCGCGAACGGCGAGAGCATTCCGTGGGTGCGGATCCACAAGGTGGCCGACCATGTGCACTTCCCGCACATGCGCCACATCAACGCCGGTCTGGACTGCCAGCAGTGCCACGGCGAGATCCAGACGATCGGCGTGCTCGAGGAGCCCGAACCCGCCTGGGGGAAGGGCAAGATGGGATGGTGCGTCTCCTGCCACGTCGAGCTCGACGTGGCGCGCGACTGCACGGTCTGCCACTACTGA
- a CDS encoding MoxR family ATPase gives MTEPATLPDTAPPRVLLDRLVDEVETVFHGKRAVVRLAVASLLARGHILFEDVPGVGKTTLAHALAQALGLTFRRVQFTSDLLPSDVLGVSVFNPAANTFEVREGPVFTQVLLADEINRAPPRTQSGLLQAMQEGTVTIDDRTFTLPRPFLVLATQNPLEHYGTYPLPESQLDRFLMRLTIGYPGAEAERRILLDSRAVDPAVTRIRPVLGPDDVLRLQAEVENVQADPALVDYLMEIVRRTRESSAFRLGVSPRGSVALFRAARAYALTGGRDYLVPDDVRDVVVPCLAHRLLPAGMGAATLDAHEQSAALLESLLAEVEVPV, from the coding sequence ATGACGGAGCCCGCAACCCTGCCCGATACCGCACCGCCGCGGGTTCTCCTCGATCGGCTGGTCGATGAAGTCGAGACGGTCTTCCACGGCAAGCGGGCGGTGGTCCGGCTGGCGGTGGCATCGCTCCTCGCCCGGGGGCACATCCTGTTCGAAGACGTGCCCGGAGTCGGCAAGACGACCCTCGCGCACGCGCTCGCGCAAGCGCTCGGCCTCACCTTTCGCAGGGTGCAGTTCACCTCCGACCTGCTGCCTTCCGACGTGCTCGGCGTCTCGGTCTTCAACCCGGCCGCCAACACCTTCGAGGTCCGCGAGGGCCCGGTCTTCACCCAGGTGCTTCTCGCCGACGAGATCAACCGCGCACCGCCCCGCACCCAGTCGGGGCTTCTGCAGGCGATGCAGGAGGGCACGGTCACCATCGACGATCGCACCTTCACGCTGCCCCGCCCCTTCCTGGTGCTCGCCACGCAGAATCCGCTCGAGCACTACGGCACCTACCCCCTGCCCGAGAGCCAGCTCGACCGCTTTCTGATGCGGCTCACGATCGGGTATCCGGGCGCGGAAGCCGAACGCCGGATCCTGCTCGACTCCCGCGCGGTCGATCCCGCCGTCACCCGGATTCGCCCGGTGCTCGGCCCCGACGACGTGCTCCGCCTGCAGGCCGAGGTCGAGAACGTGCAGGCCGACCCCGCCCTCGTCGACTACCTCATGGAGATCGTGCGCCGCACCCGCGAGTCGTCGGCCTTCCGTCTGGGGGTGAGCCCCCGGGGGTCGGTGGCGCTCTTCCGCGCCGCGCGCGCCTACGCGCTCACCGGCGGGCGCGACTACCTGGTACCCGACGACGTCCGCGACGTGGTGGTGCCCTGCCTCGCTCACCGGCTGCTGCCGGCGGGCATGGGTGCGGCCACCCTCGATGCCCACGAGCAGTCCGCCGCCCTCCTCGAGTCGTTGCTCGCGGAGGTCGAGGTACCGGTGTGA
- a CDS encoding DUF58 domain-containing protein, whose amino-acid sequence MSRVDRLRSTLPWSGRRIRFTSAGTLFVVGALAVGFAAINTGNNLLYLLLGGMLGATGVSGWLSERAIRGVEVSRRIPRGIPVGQEAAIRYAVHNARGAAALGLEIREGGLPGVAFVPRVTPGDTVPARSVNTFVRRGVYPLETVTLVTSFPFGFFRRERDLALPGELVIWPRTDRQVAPPRAGAGRRVSQGAAPSRAAGPRGEFKGLRDYRDGDDARDIHWRSSARRTAPVIREYDRDASDTLWICLDLAADPGEVAEEAVEIAAGLAARATASGRRHALVAGDDVIGPAAGRGHLERVLECLARVDFAPGAAAPAPPVAPDACVLVGTRARPGPWADVRLAGRGGA is encoded by the coding sequence GTGAGTCGGGTCGACCGGCTCCGGTCGACCCTGCCCTGGAGTGGTCGGCGGATCCGCTTCACCTCGGCGGGCACTCTCTTCGTGGTGGGGGCCCTCGCCGTCGGCTTCGCGGCCATCAACACGGGCAACAACCTGCTCTATCTGCTCCTCGGCGGCATGCTCGGGGCCACCGGCGTGAGCGGCTGGCTGTCGGAGCGGGCGATCCGGGGGGTGGAGGTGTCGCGGCGAATTCCACGGGGCATTCCGGTGGGCCAGGAGGCGGCGATCCGCTACGCGGTGCACAACGCGCGAGGCGCGGCCGCACTGGGGCTGGAGATTCGCGAAGGAGGTCTGCCGGGCGTCGCCTTCGTCCCGCGCGTGACGCCGGGCGACACCGTGCCGGCGCGGTCGGTGAACACCTTCGTACGGCGGGGCGTCTACCCGCTCGAGACGGTCACCCTGGTCACCTCCTTTCCCTTCGGCTTCTTCCGGCGCGAGCGCGACCTCGCGCTTCCGGGCGAACTCGTCATCTGGCCCCGCACCGATCGCCAGGTGGCGCCGCCCCGGGCCGGCGCGGGGCGGCGGGTATCGCAGGGCGCGGCACCGTCGCGGGCAGCGGGCCCCCGCGGAGAGTTCAAGGGACTCCGGGACTACCGCGACGGCGACGACGCCCGCGACATCCACTGGCGCAGCAGCGCCCGGCGCACGGCGCCGGTGATTCGCGAGTACGACCGAGACGCCTCCGACACCTTGTGGATCTGCCTCGATCTGGCCGCCGATCCGGGCGAGGTCGCCGAAGAGGCCGTCGAGATCGCCGCCGGACTGGCAGCCCGGGCCACCGCCTCAGGGCGCCGCCACGCTCTGGTGGCCGGCGACGACGTGATCGGGCCCGCTGCGGGCCGCGGCCACCTCGAACGCGTGCTCGAGTGCCTCGCCCGCGTCGACTTCGCCCCGGGCGCGGCCGCACCCGCGCCGCCGGTGGCCCCGGACGCCTGCGTGCTGGTGGGCACCCGCGCTCGCCCCGGTCCGTGGGCCGACGTTCGCCTGGCCGGCCGGGGGGGCGCGTGA
- a CDS encoding transglutaminaseTgpA domain-containing protein, whose translation MNRVALTHRRLAVSMGLSGLVAFAGGAGMEPLSATLAGSALLLALFWHPTPGLSSRLEKLWGPLAVLLVLRALAWVFLLDGDVVMPVVDLLLLLLSAESLRSLDANNDVRIYALSFALLLAATAYRPGLLFALAFVAFVIAASLALPLGLLRRGAARFGAAEPGLDRALLGSSARLATVTLTVAAIVFLAFPRVSRGWSGRGETMATSVAGFADQISLGGHGSRIHSNPEIVLRVEFPDGVPDNLYSLHWRGRSYDRFDGVRWTRSEGVRPSTAPVEWYRERWGGGLLRQRIYGAPLDARVLFAVHPMVGVDADSRIQPMFDNVGDFFYWGRAAPLYTAESIVRPPPPDSLRATRGGYMPDRTRYLQLPRLPDRITELADSLTRDYDNDYDKVVAVERWLRTTFSYTRELPRTAGEASLDHFLFERKAGHCEYFSSAMVVLLRAAGIYARNVNGFLGGRWNDFGRYLAVTQNEAHSWVEVWFPNYGWVTFDPTPGGSIDGTAEAEWLWPGRIFLDGLQHRWSKWVLDYSAADQVGMLDRFGSLFERDEDPAPTPGDPDAALPSGLTLLLLGGATLVALLFVRGLRGGRAAGPEGAAYLRMLAVARRAGVVGDDEITPLHLVERIGSEAPEAGPSAARLVDLYLRARFGRHPLDRDETRELREALARVRRSLG comes from the coding sequence GTGAACCGGGTGGCGCTCACCCACCGCCGACTCGCGGTTTCGATGGGGCTGTCCGGCCTGGTGGCGTTCGCGGGCGGCGCCGGCATGGAGCCGCTGTCGGCGACCCTCGCGGGGTCTGCGCTGCTGCTGGCCCTCTTCTGGCACCCCACCCCCGGGCTCTCGTCCCGCCTGGAGAAGCTGTGGGGACCGCTCGCGGTCCTGCTGGTGCTCCGGGCTCTGGCCTGGGTGTTCCTGCTCGACGGCGACGTGGTGATGCCGGTGGTCGACCTCCTGCTCCTGCTGCTATCGGCCGAATCGCTGCGATCGCTCGACGCGAACAACGACGTGCGCATCTACGCGCTCTCCTTCGCCCTCCTGCTCGCCGCCACCGCCTATCGACCCGGGCTGCTCTTCGCGCTGGCCTTCGTCGCCTTCGTGATCGCGGCGTCGCTCGCCCTTCCGCTCGGTCTGCTTCGCAGGGGTGCGGCGCGCTTCGGCGCAGCCGAGCCGGGGCTCGACCGGGCCCTGCTGGGCAGTTCCGCCCGGCTCGCCACGGTCACGCTCACCGTGGCGGCGATCGTCTTCCTGGCCTTTCCGCGGGTGTCGCGGGGGTGGAGCGGGCGGGGTGAGACGATGGCCACCTCGGTGGCCGGGTTCGCCGACCAGATCTCGCTCGGGGGTCACGGCTCACGGATCCACTCGAACCCCGAGATCGTGCTCCGGGTGGAGTTTCCGGATGGAGTCCCCGACAACCTCTACTCGCTGCACTGGCGCGGGCGTTCCTACGATCGCTTCGACGGGGTGCGCTGGACTCGGTCGGAGGGCGTACGCCCCTCCACGGCACCGGTGGAGTGGTACCGGGAGCGCTGGGGCGGAGGACTGCTGCGGCAGCGCATCTACGGCGCGCCTCTCGACGCCCGGGTGCTGTTCGCCGTGCACCCGATGGTGGGGGTGGACGCCGACAGCCGGATCCAGCCCATGTTCGACAACGTGGGGGACTTCTTCTACTGGGGCCGCGCCGCGCCGCTCTACACCGCCGAGTCGATCGTCCGCCCGCCGCCGCCCGATTCGCTGCGCGCAACCCGGGGCGGCTACATGCCCGATCGCACCCGGTACCTGCAGCTGCCGCGGCTGCCCGACCGCATCACCGAGCTCGCCGACTCGCTCACCCGGGACTACGACAACGATTACGACAAGGTCGTGGCCGTCGAACGCTGGCTCCGCACGACCTTCTCGTACACCCGCGAACTGCCGCGGACCGCGGGGGAGGCCAGCCTCGACCACTTCCTCTTCGAACGGAAGGCGGGGCACTGCGAGTACTTCTCGTCGGCGATGGTGGTGCTCCTGCGCGCAGCGGGGATCTACGCCCGCAACGTGAACGGCTTCCTCGGAGGCCGCTGGAACGACTTCGGGCGCTACCTGGCCGTGACCCAGAACGAGGCGCACTCGTGGGTGGAGGTGTGGTTCCCGAACTACGGCTGGGTGACCTTCGATCCGACGCCGGGGGGCTCCATCGACGGCACCGCCGAGGCGGAGTGGCTCTGGCCCGGACGCATCTTCCTCGACGGCCTTCAGCACCGGTGGAGCAAGTGGGTGCTCGACTACTCCGCGGCCGACCAGGTCGGGATGCTCGACCGCTTCGGATCCCTTTTCGAACGCGACGAGGACCCGGCCCCGACCCCCGGCGACCCCGACGCGGCGCTTCCGAGTGGACTCACTCTGCTGCTGCTCGGCGGTGCCACCCTGGTCGCCCTCCTCTTCGTGCGGGGACTGCGCGGGGGCCGAGCGGCCGGCCCCGAGGGTGCCGCCTACCTCCGCATGCTCGCGGTGGCGCGCCGCGCCGGCGTGGTGGGCGACGACGAGATCACCCCGCTGCACCTCGTCGAACGGATCGGAAGCGAGGCGCCCGAGGCCGGTCCATCCGCGGCCCGTCTCGTGGATCTGTACCTGCGGGCGCGTTTCGGACGGCACCCGCTCGATCGCGATGAGACCCGCGAACTGCGCGAGGCCCTTGCCCGGGTACGTCGCTCGTTGGGATGA
- a CDS encoding mechanosensitive ion channel family protein: MIPRLRQTPADSTLSFAETVESWVADPSVLLPSLVVVLIGVPSIFLVSRWTRNWVTRNSTEQRGLVIGRLITYAGMLGLAVTVLVQLGFHLTPLLGAAGILGIALGFASQTSVSNLISGFFIMGEQSFVVGEVIEVGNRQGIVLSIDMLSVKLRTFDNKLVRIPNETLVKSEVVTVTRFPIRRIDIMLGVAYHEDLDRVRDLLFEIARTTPGVLHEPEPVFIFRGFGESSLDLQFGVWATRESWLEVKNTVHFRIKRGFDEAGIEIPFPQRTVHHRERPHPAAAPVDPPVPDAP; encoded by the coding sequence GTGATCCCGCGCCTGCGCCAGACCCCCGCCGACTCCACCCTCTCCTTCGCGGAGACGGTCGAGAGCTGGGTGGCCGACCCCTCGGTGCTGCTCCCCTCGCTGGTGGTGGTCCTCATCGGCGTGCCCTCGATCTTCCTGGTGAGTCGGTGGACCCGCAACTGGGTGACCCGCAACTCCACGGAGCAGCGCGGACTGGTGATCGGACGGCTGATCACCTACGCCGGCATGCTCGGGCTCGCCGTGACGGTGCTGGTACAGCTCGGCTTCCACCTCACGCCTCTCCTGGGGGCGGCGGGCATCCTGGGGATCGCCCTCGGTTTCGCCTCGCAGACGTCGGTGTCGAACCTGATCAGCGGGTTCTTCATCATGGGCGAGCAGTCGTTCGTCGTGGGCGAGGTGATCGAGGTCGGCAACCGGCAGGGCATCGTGTTGTCGATCGACATGCTGTCGGTGAAGCTCCGTACCTTCGACAACAAGCTGGTGCGGATCCCGAACGAGACGCTGGTGAAGAGCGAGGTGGTGACCGTCACCCGCTTCCCCATCCGGCGCATCGACATCATGCTCGGCGTGGCCTACCACGAGGACCTCGACCGGGTGCGCGACCTGCTGTTCGAGATCGCCCGCACCACCCCGGGGGTGCTGCACGAGCCCGAACCCGTATTCATCTTCCGCGGTTTCGGGGAGTCTTCCCTCGACCTGCAGTTCGGGGTGTGGGCCACCCGCGAGAGCTGGCTCGAGGTGAAGAACACCGTGCACTTCCGCATCAAGCGGGGCTTCGACGAGGCCGGCATCGAGATTCCCTTCCCGCAGCGCACCGTGCATCATCGGGAGCGGCCCCATCCGGCCGCCGCGCCCGTGGATCCACCCGTACCGGACGCCCCATGA
- a CDS encoding ABC transporter permease: MKGVVGAVIRREYLQRVRSRWFVIATIAGPLLMLGLMIVPILIASRGEQADRLVVVVDRTGVLHDRVAEGLERAGYTVESEAGDDAEAALRGRVESDDLGGYLVLDDATIERGTARFVSTSRPSIVRQVALRQIVAQAAIAARIGDAGDDLEALLGGGELDFEVVSDGGIGFDDAAFAASYFGAFILYMTILLYAVAVMRSVLEEKSSRVVEVVISSMRPWQLMLGKILGVGAVGLTQLTIWAASGALIVSAGIPALLAANPQFAQLSELREILPGIGYAGLFAVFFLGGYFMYSGLYAAVGAMCNTDEEAQQAQFPVIMLLVVPIIFVTQVINEPNAPLSVALSLIPFFSPILMFARAAAGAAPLWQVGASVLGMAVTVVAIAWVAGRIYKVGILMAGKRPTLPELWRWVREA; encoded by the coding sequence ATGAAGGGCGTGGTGGGGGCGGTGATCCGCCGGGAGTACCTGCAGCGGGTTCGGTCGCGCTGGTTCGTGATCGCCACGATCGCCGGTCCGCTGCTCATGCTCGGGCTCATGATCGTGCCGATCCTCATCGCCTCGCGCGGCGAACAGGCCGACCGACTGGTGGTAGTGGTCGACCGCACCGGCGTGCTCCACGACCGCGTCGCCGAGGGGCTGGAGCGAGCCGGCTACACGGTGGAGTCGGAGGCGGGAGACGACGCCGAAGCGGCGCTGCGCGGGCGGGTGGAGAGCGACGACCTGGGCGGCTACCTGGTGCTCGACGACGCCACCATCGAGCGCGGCACCGCCCGGTTCGTGTCCACCAGCCGTCCCTCGATCGTGCGGCAGGTCGCGCTGCGCCAGATCGTGGCGCAGGCGGCCATCGCCGCCCGCATCGGCGACGCGGGCGACGACCTCGAGGCGCTGCTCGGGGGCGGGGAGCTCGACTTCGAGGTGGTGTCCGACGGCGGGATCGGCTTCGACGACGCCGCCTTCGCCGCCTCGTACTTCGGGGCCTTCATTCTCTACATGACGATCCTGCTCTACGCCGTGGCGGTCATGCGATCGGTGCTCGAGGAGAAGTCGAGCCGGGTGGTGGAGGTGGTGATCTCGTCGATGCGGCCCTGGCAGCTCATGCTGGGGAAGATCCTGGGGGTGGGCGCCGTGGGGCTGACGCAGCTCACGATCTGGGCCGCCTCGGGGGCGCTGATCGTGTCGGCCGGCATTCCCGCGCTCCTCGCCGCCAACCCGCAGTTCGCGCAGCTCTCGGAGTTGCGCGAGATCCTGCCCGGCATCGGCTACGCGGGGCTCTTCGCCGTCTTCTTCCTCGGCGGCTACTTCATGTATTCGGGGCTGTACGCTGCGGTGGGCGCGATGTGCAACACCGACGAGGAGGCGCAGCAGGCCCAGTTCCCGGTGATCATGCTGCTCGTCGTGCCCATCATCTTCGTCACCCAGGTGATCAACGAGCCCAACGCTCCCCTGTCGGTGGCGCTCAGCCTGATCCCTTTCTTCAGCCCGATCCTGATGTTCGCGCGGGCGGCGGCCGGTGCGGCGCCGCTGTGGCAGGTGGGCGCGTCGGTGCTGGGAATGGCGGTGACGGTGGTCGCGATCGCATGGGTCGCCGGCCGGATCTACAAGGTGGGGATCCTGATGGCGGGAAAGCGGCCCACCCTGCCCGAGCTCTGGCGGTGGGTGCGCGAGGCCTGA
- a CDS encoding ATP-binding cassette domain-containing protein encodes MPDTPAVRLTGVTKRFGTHTAVDGLDLVIPRGSLYGLLGPNGSGKTTTIRMIMGILHPDEGSVDLLGASDADEARRRRVGYLPEERGVYRKMKVLDFLVFMGEIRGLRRAEGRRRAVDWLDRLGLAEWADRRTEDLSKGMQQKVQFIATVLHEPDFLILDEPFSGLDPINQDVLEDIVRDFHSRGTTILFSTHLMHQAERLCERVCLISRSKKVLDGGLREIKVAERRGVLAVAFDGPEDWIRGPGVTRVERVGDAIHLLLTDDAEPQEILRRGVAAGAAFRRFEVVEPRLHEIFVRHAGVDTAADAGVPRAARVGGVR; translated from the coding sequence ATGCCCGACACGCCCGCGGTCCGTCTGACCGGCGTCACCAAGAGATTCGGAACGCACACGGCCGTCGACGGCCTCGATCTCGTGATCCCCCGCGGCAGTCTGTACGGTCTGCTCGGGCCCAACGGGTCGGGCAAGACCACCACGATTCGCATGATCATGGGCATTCTGCACCCGGACGAGGGGTCGGTGGATCTTCTGGGTGCGAGCGACGCCGACGAGGCCCGTCGACGCCGGGTGGGCTACCTGCCGGAGGAGCGTGGGGTCTACCGGAAGATGAAGGTGCTCGATTTTCTGGTGTTCATGGGGGAGATCCGGGGACTCCGGCGAGCCGAGGGACGGCGCAGAGCCGTGGACTGGCTCGATCGACTCGGGCTGGCCGAGTGGGCCGACCGCCGCACGGAGGACCTCTCGAAGGGCATGCAGCAGAAGGTGCAGTTCATCGCCACCGTGCTGCACGAACCCGATTTCCTGATTCTCGACGAGCCCTTCTCCGGACTCGACCCGATCAACCAGGACGTGCTCGAAGACATCGTGCGCGACTTCCACTCCCGCGGCACCACGATCCTGTTCAGCACGCACCTGATGCACCAGGCCGAGCGACTCTGCGAGCGGGTGTGCCTGATCTCGCGCTCGAAGAAGGTGCTCGACGGGGGGCTTCGCGAGATCAAGGTGGCCGAACGCCGCGGTGTGCTGGCGGTGGCGTTCGACGGACCCGAGGACTGGATCCGGGGACCGGGGGTGACCCGCGTGGAGCGGGTGGGCGACGCCATCCATCTGCTCCTGACCGACGACGCCGAACCGCAGGAGATCCTGCGGCGGGGAGTGGCGGCCGGCGCCGCCTTCCGACGGTTCGAGGTGGTCGAGCCCCGGCTGCACGAGATCTTCGTACGGCATGCGGGTGTCGATACCGCCGCCGACGCGGGGGTGCCCCGGGCGGCACGGGTCGGAGGGGTGCGATGA